The following coding sequences are from one Microbulbifer sp. TB1203 window:
- a CDS encoding polysaccharide deacetylase family protein gives MKKNFSVSIVLLILLSKLALVSQTVSAAPSAPYIVNYNSSNNISGSTDSTVVPGSTDVASQKFVVSESGWKGAFYTDWQTHDVSDYNTLDFWVKGGSGGEALSISVGDEENNNYSTSIQTSYDASWQHVSIDLSAMTEVDFTKWKVITFSFSSDIVDTTFYINNVQFSYIEPYTGPEVTVLPWNGLQSAVSLTFDDGLDSQLDYAIPELDAKDIDATFFITETAITGNRKDYWKNLPFNGHEIGNHSKHHYQPSDNPTESYERTFDDTLGYDETVAAQTEIEQAMDTTIVSYAYPYTTNDPHLVKYLQDTHISARGGWVNSGYYMKSSDTPDWMNISCQFTGTEGTFELYKGWVDEAISQQAWTVLGIHGVGDIDYTSFPQDTFNLFINYLDANRSSIWIAPYGTVSGYWRAQKIIEDLTPEATSTGTSYTWEVPAYFPNNINLKVKLKNAKGYRLVQNGQAIQADADGNYTISFDAKSLELVEWSCTPS, from the coding sequence GTGAAAAAAAATTTTTCAGTGTCCATAGTTCTATTAATTCTTTTATCAAAATTGGCACTTGTGTCGCAGACTGTTTCAGCGGCTCCATCAGCCCCATATATTGTGAATTACAATAGCAGCAATAACATATCTGGTAGTACTGATTCCACCGTTGTACCTGGAAGCACCGATGTTGCCTCCCAGAAATTTGTTGTTTCCGAAAGTGGCTGGAAAGGGGCGTTTTACACGGATTGGCAGACTCATGACGTATCCGATTACAATACTTTGGATTTTTGGGTAAAAGGAGGATCCGGCGGCGAAGCACTTTCCATAAGCGTTGGCGATGAAGAGAATAATAATTATTCCACAAGTATACAAACTTCTTATGATGCATCCTGGCAGCACGTTTCCATCGATCTTTCCGCTATGACCGAGGTTGATTTTACAAAATGGAAAGTAATTACATTCAGCTTTAGTTCAGATATTGTTGATACTACCTTCTATATTAATAACGTTCAGTTCTCATACATAGAGCCGTACACCGGACCAGAAGTAACAGTATTGCCCTGGAATGGATTACAGTCAGCAGTATCTCTTACCTTTGATGATGGACTTGATTCGCAGCTTGATTATGCGATCCCAGAGCTAGATGCAAAAGATATTGATGCTACGTTTTTCATAACGGAAACTGCAATAACGGGTAATCGAAAAGATTATTGGAAAAATCTCCCTTTTAACGGCCATGAAATTGGAAACCACTCCAAACATCACTATCAACCAAGCGACAATCCAACCGAATCCTATGAAAGGACTTTTGACGATACTTTAGGCTATGATGAAACCGTCGCAGCTCAAACGGAGATAGAGCAAGCGATGGATACAACGATTGTCTCTTATGCCTATCCTTACACGACTAATGATCCACATCTGGTAAAATACCTGCAAGATACGCACATTTCAGCAAGAGGGGGTTGGGTTAACAGCGGATACTATATGAAATCGTCGGATACCCCCGATTGGATGAATATCTCTTGCCAGTTTACAGGGACAGAGGGAACGTTCGAACTCTACAAGGGTTGGGTGGATGAGGCAATAAGCCAACAGGCCTGGACAGTCTTGGGCATACATGGTGTGGGTGATATAGACTACACCAGCTTCCCACAGGACACGTTCAATTTATTCATTAACTATTTGGATGCCAATCGATCCAGCATTTGGATAGCTCCTTACGGAACGGTAAGCGGCTACTGGAGAGCGCAGAAAATAATTGAAGACCTTACGCCAGAGGCGACTTCAACTGGAACGAGCTATACCTGGGAGGTTCCAGCCTACTTTCCCAATAATATCAATCTGAAGGTGAAGCTAAAGAACGCGAAAGGCTATCGGCTTGTACAAAATGGTCAAGCAATTCAAGCTGATGCAGATGGTAACTATACGATCTCCTTTGATGCCAAGTCACTTGAATTGGTAGAGTGGTCATGTACGCCTTCATAG
- a CDS encoding RICIN domain-containing protein produces MLKRILLFSTLILSIPWTVVANADISDGRYVLVSKLSNKVVTVADASQENGANIHQWSDGSELNQQWDITDLGNGYFSIVSADSGKSMDVWGWDSENGADLRQYSYTGNINQQWNIVDNGDGYFRITSRYSGKALDVEGFSTSDGGNIHLWEFFGTDNQLWSMQTPAAGNDWTNVKIGGHGYVPGLIFHPVTPDVYYARTDIGGAYRWDKDASSWHAITDSFGVTEGKYIGAESIALDPNNDYRVYMSTGLYISSGNGRLYISSDRGNSWTHTELPFPVGANNNGRAIGERMMVDPNLPSTLFYGSRTAGLWKSTDSGLNWTQVTSLSSTVMDNSTGVTPAGVEFVVFDTDTMGSGSATQTIYVGVGPDYASAAGLDKKVYRSTDGGATWEGIATPVDGETVDYFIPHMVRANDGQFYFAFTGAIGPGASGPGRLYRFDGANWTLLRKVDPGQGVNFGYSGLSVYGTGSNTRIALGISNSWGEFEGKPVVEFSPDGGMTWREISGNKPHTPDESVSGWIDDVEINPFNPDHVLHVTGGGVWETYNATAADPQWNKMVENLEETATLNLTTPPPGASYTLLNASGDIGTHVHTALNTEPTLTPSGDQQMANGVSADMAWSDPSYIATIGTVTWGRPNSGAPAASYSRDGGLTWSAFGSLPEGLSDSLPNANNIAVTAPNNLLWSVAYSKPYYSTDSGDSWHESNLPVLGSFGVPRSYHVAADRQNPNKVYAYDHGGHFWGTPGKFYYSTDGGKTFTESTDPNLTMSASGYSETSIAVNPNAEGDVWLVDGHSVFHSTDSGVTWEKLMVTQSVWGDNDTSTFPEIYGASSIALGKPANGSDYSAAVYLIGVIDNVWGLYRSDDMGSSWVRINDDAHQYGGMGQLAADNNIYGRVYFSGVGRGVIYNR; encoded by the coding sequence ATGCTTAAAAGAATACTCCTTTTCAGCACTTTAATCTTATCAATTCCCTGGACGGTGGTCGCTAACGCGGATATTTCCGATGGCCGTTACGTCTTGGTCAGCAAGCTCAGCAATAAAGTTGTAACCGTTGCTGATGCCAGTCAAGAGAATGGCGCCAACATTCACCAATGGAGTGATGGCTCAGAGCTGAATCAGCAGTGGGACATAACCGATCTCGGCAATGGCTACTTTTCCATAGTTTCCGCCGATAGCGGCAAGTCTATGGATGTCTGGGGATGGGATTCCGAAAACGGCGCAGACCTTAGGCAGTATAGCTATACCGGCAATATCAATCAGCAGTGGAACATCGTTGATAATGGCGATGGATACTTCAGAATCACCTCCCGCTACAGCGGTAAGGCCCTGGATGTGGAGGGTTTTAGCACCAGCGACGGTGGCAATATCCACTTGTGGGAGTTCTTCGGAACGGATAATCAGTTGTGGAGCATGCAGACTCCTGCTGCCGGTAATGACTGGACCAACGTCAAAATAGGCGGGCACGGTTATGTTCCGGGACTGATATTCCACCCGGTTACCCCGGATGTGTATTACGCACGCACCGATATCGGTGGGGCCTATCGTTGGGATAAAGATGCCTCGTCGTGGCATGCCATAACTGACAGTTTTGGCGTGACGGAAGGTAAGTACATCGGCGCGGAAAGCATCGCGCTCGACCCCAACAATGACTACCGCGTTTATATGAGTACAGGGCTGTACATTTCCAGTGGCAACGGGCGCCTCTACATTTCCTCTGACCGCGGCAACAGCTGGACACATACAGAGCTGCCTTTCCCGGTAGGCGCCAACAACAATGGGCGTGCCATCGGCGAGCGCATGATGGTAGACCCCAACCTGCCGTCGACCCTGTTCTATGGTTCGCGCACCGCCGGGTTGTGGAAATCCACCGATAGCGGCTTGAACTGGACGCAAGTCACCAGCCTGTCTTCAACCGTGATGGACAACAGTACGGGCGTCACCCCTGCGGGTGTGGAGTTTGTCGTGTTCGATACCGATACCATGGGCAGCGGATCGGCAACCCAGACGATCTATGTCGGCGTGGGACCTGACTACGCCAGCGCCGCAGGCCTGGACAAAAAGGTCTACAGATCGACGGATGGCGGTGCTACCTGGGAAGGCATTGCAACCCCTGTGGACGGGGAAACCGTTGATTACTTTATCCCGCACATGGTGCGCGCGAATGATGGTCAATTCTATTTCGCCTTTACTGGTGCCATAGGGCCTGGCGCTTCCGGCCCCGGACGCCTTTACCGGTTTGACGGTGCCAACTGGACGTTGCTGCGCAAAGTGGACCCGGGTCAGGGGGTAAACTTTGGCTATAGCGGCCTTTCGGTTTACGGCACGGGCAGCAATACCAGGATTGCCCTGGGCATCAGCAACTCCTGGGGTGAGTTTGAAGGCAAACCCGTCGTGGAGTTTTCACCGGATGGGGGTATGACCTGGAGAGAGATTTCCGGCAATAAACCCCATACGCCCGACGAATCTGTCTCGGGCTGGATCGATGACGTGGAGATAAACCCCTTTAATCCGGATCACGTACTGCACGTAACTGGCGGTGGCGTATGGGAGACCTACAATGCCACTGCCGCCGATCCGCAATGGAATAAGATGGTGGAAAACCTTGAAGAAACGGCCACCCTCAACTTGACCACGCCACCGCCGGGCGCCTCCTACACGCTGTTAAATGCCTCGGGCGACATAGGTACGCATGTGCATACGGCACTGAACACGGAGCCCACCTTAACACCGAGCGGCGACCAGCAAATGGCCAATGGGGTCAGTGCGGATATGGCCTGGTCCGATCCATCCTACATCGCGACTATTGGCACAGTCACCTGGGGACGCCCCAACAGTGGTGCACCTGCCGCCAGCTATTCGCGAGATGGTGGCTTGACCTGGTCGGCGTTCGGTTCGCTGCCAGAGGGTCTTTCGGATAGCTTACCCAATGCAAACAATATTGCGGTAACTGCTCCAAACAATCTCTTGTGGTCAGTAGCCTACAGCAAACCCTACTATTCCACCGATAGCGGCGACAGCTGGCATGAATCCAACCTGCCCGTGCTGGGCTCATTCGGTGTACCCCGCAGTTACCATGTGGCGGCGGATCGCCAGAACCCAAATAAGGTGTACGCTTACGACCACGGCGGGCACTTCTGGGGCACGCCCGGCAAGTTCTATTACTCGACAGACGGTGGAAAAACCTTCACCGAGAGCACAGACCCGAATTTGACAATGAGTGCCAGCGGTTACTCAGAGACATCAATCGCGGTCAATCCGAACGCGGAAGGAGACGTGTGGCTGGTTGATGGCCATAGCGTGTTCCATTCAACGGACTCCGGGGTGACCTGGGAGAAGCTGATGGTTACCCAATCCGTTTGGGGCGACAATGATACCTCGACCTTTCCGGAAATTTATGGCGCGTCCAGCATAGCGTTGGGCAAACCCGCCAATGGTTCAGACTATTCGGCAGCGGTCTATCTGATCGGCGTTATCGACAACGTATGGGGCCTGTACCGGTCTGACGATATGGGAAGCAGTTGGGTGCGGATTAACGACGATGCACATCAGTACGGTGGCATGGGCCAACTTGCCGCAGACAACAACATTTACGGCAGGGTATATTTCTCCGGAGTCGGACGAGGAGTGATCTACAACCGCTAA
- a CDS encoding dockerin — translation MIRTSFLLVSVMTLSLMGCGGGGSGDSGQVPEPTPQPQPTPDPTPDPDPTPDPDPTPDPDPDPDPDPDPQTAGDNWTNVKIGGHGYVPGLIFHPVTPDVYYARTDIGGAYRWDKDASSWHAITDGFDVTEGGYIGAESIALDPNSDHLVYMSTGQYTQGGNGRLYISSDRGDNWTHVELPFPVGSNNQGRAIGERMMVDPNLPSTLFYGSRTAGLWKSTDSGLNWTQVTSLASTVMPSQWGDPIPAGIEFVVFDTDTMGSGSATQTLYVGVAPDYASATGLDKKVYKSTDGGASWEGIATPVDGDTVDYFIPHMVRADDGQFYFVFTGAMGPGASGPGRLYRFDGTDWTLLRKVDPGEHVNFGYSGLSVYGTGSNTRIALGISNSWGEFEGKPVVEFSEDGGMTWREISNNKPHTPDESVSGWIDDVEINPFNPDHVLHVTGGGVWETYNATAADPNWVKQVNGLEETATLNLTTPPAGAPYKLLNASGDIGTFVHTVLDEEATRAPTGNLKFANGVSVDMAWSDPSYIATIGTITWGLPNSGAPAARYSQDNGMTWSAFGSLPGGLEEAENLPNPNNIAVTSPNNLVWSVVNKKPYYSTDSGTTWQASDLPELTEHGDRSYHVAADRQNPNKVYAYDHGGQWWSGVTGKFYYSTDGGKTFTESTDSNLALRANGYSVTSMAVNPNAEGDVWLVDGHSVFHSLDSGVTWEKLMVTQSVWGDKDPCCFPEIYGATSIALGKAAKGSDYSAAVYLIGVIDNVWGLYRSDDMGSSWVRINDDAHQYGGMDQLAADNNIYGRVYVSGVGRGILYNY, via the coding sequence ATGATCAGAACGTCGTTTTTACTGGTGTCGGTTATGACACTGTCATTGATGGGATGCGGCGGAGGGGGTTCCGGCGACTCAGGACAAGTGCCTGAACCTACTCCGCAGCCTCAGCCTACACCCGATCCAACCCCGGACCCCGATCCGACCCCGGACCCCGATCCGACCCCGGACCCCGATCCGGACCCGGACCCCGATCCGGATCCGCAGACTGCCGGTGATAACTGGACCAACGTCAAAATAGGCGGGCACGGTTACGTTCCGGGACTGATATTCCACCCGGTTACCCCGGATGTCTATTACGCGCGCACCGATATCGGCGGCGCCTATCGTTGGGATAAAGATGCCTCGTCGTGGCATGCCATAACTGACGGTTTTGACGTGACGGAAGGTGGCTACATCGGCGCGGAAAGCATAGCGCTCGACCCAAACAGTGACCACCTCGTCTATATGAGCACGGGACAGTACACTCAGGGTGGCAACGGGCGTCTCTACATTTCCTCTGACCGCGGTGATAACTGGACACACGTGGAGCTGCCTTTCCCGGTGGGCTCCAACAACCAGGGACGTGCCATTGGTGAGCGCATGATGGTAGACCCTAACCTGCCGTCGACCTTGTTCTATGGTTCACGCACTGCAGGGTTGTGGAAATCAACCGATAGCGGCTTGAACTGGACACAAGTGACCAGTCTTGCTTCAACTGTGATGCCATCCCAATGGGGCGACCCCATCCCTGCGGGTATTGAATTTGTGGTGTTCGATACCGACACCATGGGCAGCGGATCGGCAACCCAGACGCTCTATGTCGGCGTGGCTCCTGATTACGCCAGCGCAACGGGCCTGGACAAAAAGGTCTACAAATCGACGGACGGCGGTGCTAGCTGGGAAGGCATTGCAACACCCGTGGACGGGGACACCGTTGATTACTTTATCCCGCACATGGTGCGCGCGGATGATGGTCAATTCTATTTTGTCTTCACTGGTGCCATGGGCCCTGGTGCTTCCGGCCCCGGACGGCTCTACCGGTTTGACGGTACCGACTGGACGTTGCTGCGCAAAGTGGACCCGGGCGAGCACGTAAACTTTGGCTATAGCGGCCTTTCGGTTTACGGCACGGGCAGCAATACCAGGATCGCCCTGGGCATCAGTAACTCCTGGGGTGAGTTTGAAGGCAAACCCGTCGTGGAGTTTTCGGAAGATGGGGGCATGACCTGGAGAGAGATTTCCAACAATAAACCCCATACGCCCGACGAATCGGTCTCGGGCTGGATCGATGACGTGGAGATAAACCCCTTTAATCCGGATCACGTACTGCACGTAACTGGCGGTGGCGTATGGGAGACCTACAATGCCACTGCCGCCGATCCGAATTGGGTTAAACAGGTGAATGGCCTTGAAGAAACGGCCACCCTCAATCTGACCACGCCGCCGGCTGGCGCTCCCTACAAGCTGCTCAATGCTTCGGGTGATATTGGTACCTTTGTGCATACGGTACTGGATGAAGAGGCTACTCGAGCCCCGACCGGTAACCTGAAATTCGCCAACGGCGTCAGTGTGGATATGGCCTGGTCCGATCCATCCTATATCGCCACCATTGGCACCATCACCTGGGGCCTTCCCAACTCTGGTGCGCCTGCCGCCCGCTACTCACAGGATAACGGTATGACCTGGTCGGCCTTCGGCTCGTTGCCTGGCGGGCTTGAAGAGGCCGAAAACTTGCCCAATCCAAACAATATCGCGGTAACCTCGCCAAACAATCTCGTGTGGTCGGTAGTCAACAAAAAACCCTACTATTCCACCGACAGCGGCACTACCTGGCAAGCAAGCGACCTGCCCGAACTGACTGAACACGGAGATCGCAGTTACCATGTGGCGGCGGATCGTCAAAATCCGAACAAGGTGTATGCCTACGACCACGGCGGGCAATGGTGGAGCGGTGTAACTGGCAAGTTCTATTACTCAACCGACGGTGGTAAAACCTTTACCGAGAGCACGGATTCGAATTTGGCGCTGAGAGCCAATGGCTACTCGGTAACGTCGATGGCAGTCAATCCGAATGCAGAAGGTGACGTGTGGCTGGTCGATGGCCACAGCGTGTTCCATTCGCTGGACTCCGGGGTGACCTGGGAAAAGTTGATGGTTACCCAGTCCGTTTGGGGCGACAAAGATCCTTGTTGCTTCCCGGAAATTTACGGCGCCACCAGTATTGCCCTGGGTAAAGCGGCCAAAGGATCAGACTATTCGGCAGCGGTCTATTTGATCGGCGTTATCGACAATGTCTGGGGCTTGTACCGGTCTGATGATATGGGAAGCAGTTGGGTGCGGATTAACGACGATGCACATCAGTACGGTGGCATGGACCAACTTGCCGCAGACAATAACATTTACGGAAGGGTATATGTATCTGGAGTAGGACGAGGAATACTTTACAACTACTAG